The following proteins are co-located in the Paralichthys olivaceus isolate ysfri-2021 chromosome 10, ASM2471397v2, whole genome shotgun sequence genome:
- the map2 gene encoding microtubule-associated protein 2 isoform X3 yields MADSRQPEDGAPQWDPSRGQEPAGTHGANGYSSSVYRTCQAGGAHLATSSYSARENGFNGELTGANAITAEQVSARIVQEVTAEAVAVLKGEQETQRLPSVEDTTNLPPSPPPSPAAEPFGPLEQDVGDEEEAGPLRRFQNSRERCKFLAPSISVSVPEDDPYHSDEEYYEHPLFSPEWTHSGSRPTGQAVAFRQIEEETMEALTAEYEEEVEEEEEEEEEEESAEAAESEAALDEQQWSGDEPELDSPQAEPLEQAEAIDEALDLEPSEAISAPTESSMDREEEEAEGEESPETALKMDSDKQDSGSMSPDSIGSEKRPEEFFEPQVQGFFAGERVVPESPTMDMPSFVPQDQAKESAKPLTLQPTYGEPITVSEKQPSVEVVEFSSIGAPSDFGSMETKVQGEDSTRDARDRSGMSAYFETSATEADKVSQCKGEGYYELSRAGEEKSAIDSRSQEISYSTLAGAQDQSESKTSTAEDTGVFAVPDRNNECRLSPGKLALEQRSYSLNITIGAMDHSGQGKPRHFSPLATDIMSYTSGSLDESADYLPVTTPSVEKPPSFPPLILETAASITSDSSSPPRTSELDSKPSHEPELPESPQLPKNNDNNGTVMTQDLPEMLDLAGTRSRLASENTDPEIIRRKSIQVDVPAFTDDPLASLISGEQSPGARKSDSQLEEMGYCVFSEYSGPMPSPADVFSPTNASAQVFTPSVLEEKMAEQARKLAVRDTSLEEKTQQIAAAEVTEEKDQKQVEREVSTEEKDKEIADGQLTKSVIEQEKLPSESFVTPTVTVTLEEGGRSVSETERQASGEGSASETEIADYERQIRKLEMEDRPLSVEEERELQELREKVKLVHQEAYEEVDAEDVYQLTGVAKDRIARPVKTSPASSVESNIDDDKLLSPVLSPSKLKQREVYGSPKRSASPVTKEEKGNEELERKVKEEHDREEAEKKMKEEAEKRAKEEREKREKEEREKEEAERILREEKERKEKEQKELEKLEKEKKEKEERERKEKEERERKEKEDMEMKEQQEREKMEREERERKEQEEKERIEKELREKEEKEKIERELKEKEEKEKMELKVKEEREKAEEMDKKVVDKPVEKETQPDEKAHVEEEGGEEDMLEKPGAAAGVAVTKEITETCAAIESVVTVEDDFITVVQTIDEAEEPGHSVRFSAPPEPEALCVAAQKEQEEEEEEEEEEEESVELAQEADMEAASLEEVADVPETPASLEKEAETIETEGKTESYDRDETTMDDSILDSSWVDAQDDDMSMATEQIESLPKVHSPVEKPGMVPSKHSQQKKQEKQEKPFKPKAKGGRPRGRISTPERKPVRKEPVYIPREDVKKKKAVIRKAELTQKIETYIQSPSKRTVIKPAVRETRPTHHSCPRRRHTEALPDSRQPLSVARQSRDRAPDGGSRSPDKKSLPRHTSILSRRGYHDQEESSTSITSSGSTAPRRPTSFRTEMRAEHRTGRAPSMTVTESIRSRSARSGHSTPRTPGSTAITPGTPPSYSSSSRTPGTPRSLSLISQERKVAVVRTPPKSPATTPKQLRIINQPLPDFKNIKSKIGSTENIKYQPKGGQVLIPSVKLDYSHVQSRCGSLDRRGYSAGGGNVQIQYKKIDLSHVTSKCGSLDNIHHRPGGGNVRIETVKLDFKDKAQAKVGSLDNAHHMPGGGSITPARVKIKIESHRLAFRDQAKARVDHGAEIITQSPGRSGSVSPQRHRDSQLSSSGSLNMTESPQLATLAEDVTAALAKQGL; encoded by the exons AACAAGTGTCAGCACGGATTGTGCAAGAAGTGACGGCTGAAGCTGTGGCAGTACTGAAGGGAGAACAGGAGACTCAAAGGCTGCCATcag TTGAAGACACCACCAATttgcctccctctcctcccccctcacctGCTGCAGAACCCTTTGGCCCTCTGGAGCAAG ATGtaggggatgaggaggaggcgggCCCTCTCCGCCGCTTCCAAAATTCTCGGGAGAGGTGCAAGTTCCTCGCCCCCTCCATCTCAGTTTCCGTGCCCGAGGACGACCCCTACCACTCCGACGAGGAGTACTATGAGCACCCATTGTTCAGCCCAGAGTGGACGCACTCGGGCTCTCGCCCCACAGGGCAGGCTGTGGCCTTTAGACAGATTGAAG AAGAGACCATGGAGGCTCTTACAGCTGAATACGAGGAGGAggttgaagaggaggaggaggaggaggaggaggaggagagtgcagaggcagcagagtcCGAAGCAGCTCTTGATGAGCAGCAATGGAGTGGGGACGAGCCTGAGCTGGACAGCCCCCAAGCTGAGCCCTTAGAGCAGGCAGAGGCCATAGACGAGGCTCTAGACCTGGAGCCGTCCGAAGCAATTAGTGCTCCCACAGAAAGCTCtatggacagagaggaggaggaagcagagggtgaggagagCCCTGAGACAG CTTTGAAGATGGACTCAGACAAGCAGGACAGTGGGTCCATGAGCCCAGACAGCATTGGATCAGAGAAACGCCCGGAGGAGTTTTTTGAGCCCCAGGTCCAAGGATTTTTTGCTGGGGAACGAGTTGTACCAGAGAGCCCCACAATGGATATGCCGTCCTTCGTACCTCAAGACCAAGCCAAAGAATCTGCCAAACCGCTCACACTTCAGCCTACATATGGTGAGCCAATCACAGTGTCAGAGAAGCAGCCgtcagtggaggtggtggagttcAGCAGTATTGGTGCGCCTTCTGATTTCGGTTCAATGGAAACTAAAGTTCAAGGAGAAGACTCAACAAGAGATGCAAGAGACAGGTCTGGAATGTCAGCATATTTTGAAACTTCAGCCACAGAGGCTGacaaggtttcacaatgtaaggGTGAGGGTTATTACGAACTGAGCAGAGCTGGCGAAGAGAAGAGTGCAATTGATTCCAGGTCTCAGGAGATAAGTTACAGCACACTAGCTGGAGCCCAGGATCAATCTGAAAGTAAAACAAGTACGGCAGAAGACACTGGAGTGTTTGCAGTTCCTGACAGGAATAATGAATGCAGGCTTTCCCCAGGTAAACTGGCCTTGGAGCAGAGGAGTTACTCACTTAACATCACCATTGGAGCAATGGATCACAGTGGCCAAGGCAAACCCAGGCACTTCTCCCCACTGGCCACAGATATAATGTCATACACTAGTGGAAGTCTGGATGAGTCGGCAGACTACCTCCCAGTTACTACACCCTCTGTGGAGAAgcctccatccttccctcccCTGATCCTGGAGACTGCAGCCTCCATCACTTCAGATTCCTCATCTCCTCCCAGGACCAGTGAACTAGATTCAAAACCCAGCCATGAACCAGAGTTGCCTGAATCACCTCAGCTCCCcaagaataatgataataatggcACAGTGATGACACAAGACTTGCCTGAGATGCTGGACCTTGCCGGTACCCGTTCAAGACTTGCATCAGAGAACACTGACCCAGAAATAATCAGGAGAAAGTCAATTCAAGTGGATGTCCCTGCCTTCACTGATGACCCACTGGCTAGCCTTATTTCAGGGGAACAAAGTCCTGGGGCCAGAAAAAGTGACAGCCAGCTTGAGGAGATGGGTTATTGTGTATTCAGTGAATATTCAGGGCCCATGCCATCCCCTGCAGATGTCTTTAGCCCTACAAACGCTTCTGCACAAGTCTTTACCCCCTCCGTTCTGGAGGAGAAGATGGCTGAGCAGGCAAGGAAGCTTGCAGTCAGAGACACGTCTTTGGAGGAAAAGACTCAGCAAATAGCAGCTGCTGAGGTCACTGAAGAGAAAGATCAGAAGCAGGTAGAAAGAGAGGTTTCCACCGAAGAAAAAGACAAGGAGATTGCAGATGGTCAGTTGACTAAATCTGTAATTGAGCAGGAGAAACTGCCAAGTGAGTCTTTTGTGACCCCAACGGTCACAGTGACTCTAGAAGAAGGTGGGAGGTCAGTGAGTGAGACTGAACGACAGGCCAGTGGAGAAGGCTCAGCATCAGAAACCGAGATTGCTGACTATGAGAGGCAGATCCGCAAATTGGAGATGGAGGACAGACCTCTCAGCGTGGAGGAGGAAAGGGAACTACAGGAGCTCCGGGAGAAAGTGAAGCTGGTCCACCAGGAGGCCTATGAGGAAGTGGATGCTGAAGATGTGTACCAGTTGACCGGCGTGGCCAAGGACCGAATTGCCAGACCTGTCAAAACTTCACCTGCGTCATCTGTAGAGAGCAATATTGATGATGACAAGCTGCTCTCCCCTGTGCTCTCACCCTCTAAGCTCAAACAACGAGAGGTTTATGGCTCCCCTAAAAGATCTGCGTCGCCAGTAACCAAAGAGGAGAAGGGAAATGAGGAATTagagagaaaagtaaaagaagagCATGATAGGGAAgaagctgaaaagaaaatgaaagaagaggcagaaaagagagcgaaagaggagagggaaaagagagagaaagaagaaagggagaaagaagAGGCAGAGCGGATATtgagggaagaaaaagaaaggaaggagaaagaacaaaaagagcTGGAGAAattagagaaagagaagaaagagaaagaggagagagagaggaaagagaaagaggagagagagaggaaagagaaagaagacatGGAGATGAAAGaacaacaagagagagaaaaaatggagcgagaggagagagaaaggaaagaacaagaagaaaaagaaagaatagagAAAGAATTGAGggaaaaggaagagaaagaaaaaatagagaGGGAActaaaagagaaggaggagaaagagaagatggAACTGAAAGtaaaggaagagagggagaaagcagAAGAGATGGACAAAAAGGTTGTGGACAAACCCGtggagaaagaaacacaaccaGATGAAAAAGCACatgtggaggaagagggaggagaggaagacatgTTGGAGAAACCAGGGGCAGCAGCTGGAGTAGCAGTCACGAAGGAGATCACTGAGACTTGTGCTGCCATTGAATCAGTGGTGACAGTTGAAGACGACTTCATCACTGTGGTCCAGACCATTGATGAAGCAGAAGAGCCAGGACACAGCGTTCGTTTCTCCGCTCCACCTGAGCCCGAAGCCCTTTGTGTCGCTGCCCAGAaagaacaagaggaggaggaggaggaggaggaggaagaggaggaatctGTGGAGTTGGCCCAGGAAGCCGATATGGAGGCTGCCAGTTTAGAGGAGGTGGCTGACGTTCCAGAGACCCCTGCCTCCCTCGAGAAGGAAGCAGAAACCATagagacagaaggaaagacagaaagctATGACAGAGATGAGACCACAATGGACGACTCCATCCTGGACAGCTCCTGGGTTGACGCTCAAG ATGATGATATGAGTATGGCAACAGAGCAGATCGAGTCTTTGCCCAAGGTGCACAGCCCAGTTGAAAAGCCCGGTATGGTCCCAAGCAAACACTCACAACAGAAGAAGCAAGAGAAACAGGAGAAGCCATTCAAACCGAAGGCCAAAGGAGGGCGCCCTAGAGGTCGAATCTCCACACCAGAACGCAAACCTGTCCGCAAGGAACCTGTCTACATCCCCAGAGAGGACgtcaagaagaaaaaag CTGTGATAAGGAAGGCTGAGCTGACCCAAAAAATTGAGACTTACATCCAATCTCCTTCCAAGAGGACTGTGATAAAACCAGCAGTCCGCGAGACCCGCCCCACCCACCACTCCTGCCCCAGAAGGAGACACACAG AGGCCCTGCCAGACAGTCGTCAGCCTCTCAGTGTTGCAAGACAGTCTCGTGACAGAGCACCA GATGGTGGATCACGGAGCCCAGACAAGAAGTCTCTGCCCCGGCACACCTCCATTCTGAGTCGCCGTGGGTACCACGACCAAGAGGAGAGTTCCACCTCCATCACCAGCTCCGGCTCAACAGCTCCCCGCAGACCCACAT CGTTCCGCACTGAGATGAGGGCAGAGCACAGGACAGGACGAGCCCCAAGTATGACAG TCACAGAATCAATACGCTCGCGTTCAGCTCGCAGTGGTCACTCTACCCCACGCACTCCTGGGTCCACAGCCATCACCCCAGGGACCCCTCCCAGCTACTCGTCGTCATCGAGGACCCCTGGAACCCCTCGTTCCCTCAGCTTGATTTCCCAGGAGAGGAAGGTGGCAGTAGTCCGCACCCCACCCAAGTCACCCGCAACCACACCCAAGCAGCTTCGCATCATCAACCAGCCACTGCCTGACTTCAAGAACATCAAGTCCAAGATCGGCTCCACAGAGAATATCAAGTACCAGCCCAAAGGAGGACAG GTTCTCATCCCCAGTGTTAAGCTGGACTATAGCCATGTTCAGTCTAGGTGTGGGTCCTTGGACAGGCGGGGCTACTCAGCAGGAGGTGGAAAT GTGCAGATACAGTACAAGAAGATTGACTTGAGCCATGTGACCTCCAAGTGTGGCTCTCTTGACAACATCCATCATCGACCTG GGGGCGGTAACGTGCGTATAGAGACTGTGAAGTTGGACTTTAAAGACAAGGCCCAAGCCAAGGTGGGTTCCCTGGATAATGCTCACCACATGCCTGGTGGAGGCAGCATCACG CCAGCGAGGGTGAAAATAAAG ATTGAGAGCCACAGGCTGGCGTTCCGCGACCAGGCCAAGGCCCGGGTCGACCACGGAGCCGAGATCATTACCCAGTCACCGGGCCGGTCCGGCTCGGTGTCCCCCCAGCGCCACCGGGACAGCCAGCTGTCCTCCTCTGGCAGCCTCAACATGACGGAGTCGCCACAATTAGCGACCCTCGCTGAGGACGTCACCGCAGCTCTGGCGAAGCAGGGTTTGTGA
- the map2 gene encoding microtubule-associated protein 2 isoform X5, producing the protein MADSRQPEDGAPQWDPSRGQEPAGTHGANGYSSSVYRTCQAGGAHLATSSYSARENGFNGELTGANAITAEQVSARIVQEVTAEAVAVLKGEQETQRLPSVEDTTNLPPSPPPSPAAEPFGPLEQDVGDEEEAGPLRRFQNSRERCKFLAPSISVSVPEDDPYHSDEEYYEHPLFSPEWTHSGSRPTGQAVAFRQIEALKMDSDKQDSGSMSPDSIGSEKRPEEFFEPQVQGFFAGERVVPESPTMDMPSFVPQDQAKESAKPLTLQPTYGEPITVSEKQPSVEVVEFSSIGAPSDFGSMETKVQGEDSTRDARDRSGMSAYFETSATEADKVSQCKGEGYYELSRAGEEKSAIDSRSQEISYSTLAGAQDQSESKTSTAEDTGVFAVPDRNNECRLSPGKLALEQRSYSLNITIGAMDHSGQGKPRHFSPLATDIMSYTSGSLDESADYLPVTTPSVEKPPSFPPLILETAASITSDSSSPPRTSELDSKPSHEPELPESPQLPKNNDNNGTVMTQDLPEMLDLAGTRSRLASENTDPEIIRRKSIQVDVPAFTDDPLASLISGEQSPGARKSDSQLEEMGYCVFSEYSGPMPSPADVFSPTNASAQVFTPSVLEEKMAEQARKLAVRDTSLEEKTQQIAAAEVTEEKDQKQVEREVSTEEKDKEIADGQLTKSVIEQEKLPSESFVTPTVTVTLEEGGRSVSETERQASGEGSASETEIADYERQIRKLEMEDRPLSVEEERELQELREKVKLVHQEAYEEVDAEDVYQLTGVAKDRIARPVKTSPASSVESNIDDDKLLSPVLSPSKLKQREVYGSPKRSASPVTKEEKGNEELERKVKEEHDREEAEKKMKEEAEKRAKEEREKREKEEREKEEAERILREEKERKEKEQKELEKLEKEKKEKEERERKEKEERERKEKEDMEMKEQQEREKMEREERERKEQEEKERIEKELREKEEKEKIERELKEKEEKEKMELKVKEEREKAEEMDKKVVDKPVEKETQPDEKAHVEEEGGEEDMLEKPGAAAGVAVTKEITETCAAIESVVTVEDDFITVVQTIDEAEEPGHSVRFSAPPEPEALCVAAQKEQEEEEEEEEEEEESVELAQEADMEAASLEEVADVPETPASLEKEAETIETEGKTESYDRDETTMDDSILDSSWVDAQDDDMSMATEQIESLPKVHSPVEKPGMVPSKHSQQKKQEKQEKPFKPKAKGGRPRGRISTPERKPVRKEPVYIPREDVKKKKAVIRKAELTQKIETYIQSPSKRTVIKPAVRETRPTHHSCPRRRHTEALPDSRQPLSVARQSRDRAPDGGSRSPDKKSLPRHTSILSRRGYHDQEESSTSITSSGSTAPRRPTSFRTEMRAEHRTGRAPSMTVTESIRSRSARSGHSTPRTPGSTAITPGTPPSYSSSSRTPGTPRSLSLISQERKVAVVRTPPKSPATTPKQLRIINQPLPDFKNIKSKIGSTENIKYQPKGGQTHTDQNTPPEAKHKASWIWKSVLRLISVTLCLSAAHNVTWTQDLLIHILNRKVDFSHVLSKCSSKENLKRSSRGGNVLIPSVKLDYSHVQSRCGSLDRRGYSAGGGNVQIQYKKIDLSHVTSKCGSLDNIHHRPGGGNVRIETVKLDFKDKAQAKVGSLDNAHHMPGGGSITPARVKIKIESHRLAFRDQAKARVDHGAEIITQSPGRSGSVSPQRHRDSQLSSSGSLNMTESPQLATLAEDVTAALAKQGL; encoded by the exons AACAAGTGTCAGCACGGATTGTGCAAGAAGTGACGGCTGAAGCTGTGGCAGTACTGAAGGGAGAACAGGAGACTCAAAGGCTGCCATcag TTGAAGACACCACCAATttgcctccctctcctcccccctcacctGCTGCAGAACCCTTTGGCCCTCTGGAGCAAG ATGtaggggatgaggaggaggcgggCCCTCTCCGCCGCTTCCAAAATTCTCGGGAGAGGTGCAAGTTCCTCGCCCCCTCCATCTCAGTTTCCGTGCCCGAGGACGACCCCTACCACTCCGACGAGGAGTACTATGAGCACCCATTGTTCAGCCCAGAGTGGACGCACTCGGGCTCTCGCCCCACAGGGCAGGCTGTGGCCTTTAGACAGATTGAAG CTTTGAAGATGGACTCAGACAAGCAGGACAGTGGGTCCATGAGCCCAGACAGCATTGGATCAGAGAAACGCCCGGAGGAGTTTTTTGAGCCCCAGGTCCAAGGATTTTTTGCTGGGGAACGAGTTGTACCAGAGAGCCCCACAATGGATATGCCGTCCTTCGTACCTCAAGACCAAGCCAAAGAATCTGCCAAACCGCTCACACTTCAGCCTACATATGGTGAGCCAATCACAGTGTCAGAGAAGCAGCCgtcagtggaggtggtggagttcAGCAGTATTGGTGCGCCTTCTGATTTCGGTTCAATGGAAACTAAAGTTCAAGGAGAAGACTCAACAAGAGATGCAAGAGACAGGTCTGGAATGTCAGCATATTTTGAAACTTCAGCCACAGAGGCTGacaaggtttcacaatgtaaggGTGAGGGTTATTACGAACTGAGCAGAGCTGGCGAAGAGAAGAGTGCAATTGATTCCAGGTCTCAGGAGATAAGTTACAGCACACTAGCTGGAGCCCAGGATCAATCTGAAAGTAAAACAAGTACGGCAGAAGACACTGGAGTGTTTGCAGTTCCTGACAGGAATAATGAATGCAGGCTTTCCCCAGGTAAACTGGCCTTGGAGCAGAGGAGTTACTCACTTAACATCACCATTGGAGCAATGGATCACAGTGGCCAAGGCAAACCCAGGCACTTCTCCCCACTGGCCACAGATATAATGTCATACACTAGTGGAAGTCTGGATGAGTCGGCAGACTACCTCCCAGTTACTACACCCTCTGTGGAGAAgcctccatccttccctcccCTGATCCTGGAGACTGCAGCCTCCATCACTTCAGATTCCTCATCTCCTCCCAGGACCAGTGAACTAGATTCAAAACCCAGCCATGAACCAGAGTTGCCTGAATCACCTCAGCTCCCcaagaataatgataataatggcACAGTGATGACACAAGACTTGCCTGAGATGCTGGACCTTGCCGGTACCCGTTCAAGACTTGCATCAGAGAACACTGACCCAGAAATAATCAGGAGAAAGTCAATTCAAGTGGATGTCCCTGCCTTCACTGATGACCCACTGGCTAGCCTTATTTCAGGGGAACAAAGTCCTGGGGCCAGAAAAAGTGACAGCCAGCTTGAGGAGATGGGTTATTGTGTATTCAGTGAATATTCAGGGCCCATGCCATCCCCTGCAGATGTCTTTAGCCCTACAAACGCTTCTGCACAAGTCTTTACCCCCTCCGTTCTGGAGGAGAAGATGGCTGAGCAGGCAAGGAAGCTTGCAGTCAGAGACACGTCTTTGGAGGAAAAGACTCAGCAAATAGCAGCTGCTGAGGTCACTGAAGAGAAAGATCAGAAGCAGGTAGAAAGAGAGGTTTCCACCGAAGAAAAAGACAAGGAGATTGCAGATGGTCAGTTGACTAAATCTGTAATTGAGCAGGAGAAACTGCCAAGTGAGTCTTTTGTGACCCCAACGGTCACAGTGACTCTAGAAGAAGGTGGGAGGTCAGTGAGTGAGACTGAACGACAGGCCAGTGGAGAAGGCTCAGCATCAGAAACCGAGATTGCTGACTATGAGAGGCAGATCCGCAAATTGGAGATGGAGGACAGACCTCTCAGCGTGGAGGAGGAAAGGGAACTACAGGAGCTCCGGGAGAAAGTGAAGCTGGTCCACCAGGAGGCCTATGAGGAAGTGGATGCTGAAGATGTGTACCAGTTGACCGGCGTGGCCAAGGACCGAATTGCCAGACCTGTCAAAACTTCACCTGCGTCATCTGTAGAGAGCAATATTGATGATGACAAGCTGCTCTCCCCTGTGCTCTCACCCTCTAAGCTCAAACAACGAGAGGTTTATGGCTCCCCTAAAAGATCTGCGTCGCCAGTAACCAAAGAGGAGAAGGGAAATGAGGAATTagagagaaaagtaaaagaagagCATGATAGGGAAgaagctgaaaagaaaatgaaagaagaggcagaaaagagagcgaaagaggagagggaaaagagagagaaagaagaaagggagaaagaagAGGCAGAGCGGATATtgagggaagaaaaagaaaggaaggagaaagaacaaaaagagcTGGAGAAattagagaaagagaagaaagagaaagaggagagagagaggaaagagaaagaggagagagagaggaaagagaaagaagacatGGAGATGAAAGaacaacaagagagagaaaaaatggagcgagaggagagagaaaggaaagaacaagaagaaaaagaaagaatagagAAAGAATTGAGggaaaaggaagagaaagaaaaaatagagaGGGAActaaaagagaaggaggagaaagagaagatggAACTGAAAGtaaaggaagagagggagaaagcagAAGAGATGGACAAAAAGGTTGTGGACAAACCCGtggagaaagaaacacaaccaGATGAAAAAGCACatgtggaggaagagggaggagaggaagacatgTTGGAGAAACCAGGGGCAGCAGCTGGAGTAGCAGTCACGAAGGAGATCACTGAGACTTGTGCTGCCATTGAATCAGTGGTGACAGTTGAAGACGACTTCATCACTGTGGTCCAGACCATTGATGAAGCAGAAGAGCCAGGACACAGCGTTCGTTTCTCCGCTCCACCTGAGCCCGAAGCCCTTTGTGTCGCTGCCCAGAaagaacaagaggaggaggaggaggaggaggaggaagaggaggaatctGTGGAGTTGGCCCAGGAAGCCGATATGGAGGCTGCCAGTTTAGAGGAGGTGGCTGACGTTCCAGAGACCCCTGCCTCCCTCGAGAAGGAAGCAGAAACCATagagacagaaggaaagacagaaagctATGACAGAGATGAGACCACAATGGACGACTCCATCCTGGACAGCTCCTGGGTTGACGCTCAAG ATGATGATATGAGTATGGCAACAGAGCAGATCGAGTCTTTGCCCAAGGTGCACAGCCCAGTTGAAAAGCCCGGTATGGTCCCAAGCAAACACTCACAACAGAAGAAGCAAGAGAAACAGGAGAAGCCATTCAAACCGAAGGCCAAAGGAGGGCGCCCTAGAGGTCGAATCTCCACACCAGAACGCAAACCTGTCCGCAAGGAACCTGTCTACATCCCCAGAGAGGACgtcaagaagaaaaaag CTGTGATAAGGAAGGCTGAGCTGACCCAAAAAATTGAGACTTACATCCAATCTCCTTCCAAGAGGACTGTGATAAAACCAGCAGTCCGCGAGACCCGCCCCACCCACCACTCCTGCCCCAGAAGGAGACACACAG AGGCCCTGCCAGACAGTCGTCAGCCTCTCAGTGTTGCAAGACAGTCTCGTGACAGAGCACCA GATGGTGGATCACGGAGCCCAGACAAGAAGTCTCTGCCCCGGCACACCTCCATTCTGAGTCGCCGTGGGTACCACGACCAAGAGGAGAGTTCCACCTCCATCACCAGCTCCGGCTCAACAGCTCCCCGCAGACCCACAT CGTTCCGCACTGAGATGAGGGCAGAGCACAGGACAGGACGAGCCCCAAGTATGACAG TCACAGAATCAATACGCTCGCGTTCAGCTCGCAGTGGTCACTCTACCCCACGCACTCCTGGGTCCACAGCCATCACCCCAGGGACCCCTCCCAGCTACTCGTCGTCATCGAGGACCCCTGGAACCCCTCGTTCCCTCAGCTTGATTTCCCAGGAGAGGAAGGTGGCAGTAGTCCGCACCCCACCCAAGTCACCCGCAACCACACCCAAGCAGCTTCGCATCATCAACCAGCCACTGCCTGACTTCAAGAACATCAAGTCCAAGATCGGCTCCACAGAGAATATCAAGTACCAGCCCAAAGGAGGACAG ACGCACACGGACCAAAATACGCCGCCAGAGGCCAAACATAAGGCTTCTTGGATCTGGAAATCAGTGCTGCGCCTCATCTCTGTTACTCTGTGTCTGTCAGCAGCACACAATGTGACCTGGACACAAGACCTGCTG attcatattttaaacaggAAGGTGGACTTCAGTCATGTACTGTCAAAATGCAGCTCCAAGGAAAATCTGAAGCGCTCTTCTCGAGGAGGCAAT GTTCTCATCCCCAGTGTTAAGCTGGACTATAGCCATGTTCAGTCTAGGTGTGGGTCCTTGGACAGGCGGGGCTACTCAGCAGGAGGTGGAAAT GTGCAGATACAGTACAAGAAGATTGACTTGAGCCATGTGACCTCCAAGTGTGGCTCTCTTGACAACATCCATCATCGACCTG GGGGCGGTAACGTGCGTATAGAGACTGTGAAGTTGGACTTTAAAGACAAGGCCCAAGCCAAGGTGGGTTCCCTGGATAATGCTCACCACATGCCTGGTGGAGGCAGCATCACG CCAGCGAGGGTGAAAATAAAG ATTGAGAGCCACAGGCTGGCGTTCCGCGACCAGGCCAAGGCCCGGGTCGACCACGGAGCCGAGATCATTACCCAGTCACCGGGCCGGTCCGGCTCGGTGTCCCCCCAGCGCCACCGGGACAGCCAGCTGTCCTCCTCTGGCAGCCTCAACATGACGGAGTCGCCACAATTAGCGACCCTCGCTGAGGACGTCACCGCAGCTCTGGCGAAGCAGGGTTTGTGA